A segment of the Bacillus pseudomycoides genome:
GTATGTCCACATACAATTATTTTTTGCTCTATGTTTTGAAGGTGTTTCATAATTTCATCTGTAGTCTTCAATATCCCGCCATCTTCTGTCATGTTTTCTAGCAAATATATTTCATCTGAATCTGGTGTTCCATGACAGAAAAGAATATCTTCCATAATATATTGAGAAGGATGTTCCTTTAGCCAATTTAAATACTCAGTTGTTAATAACTTTTTCACTTCATTTAGAGTAACTGATGAATCTTGTACCAGCTCCCACAACATTCGATCACAGTTACCTCTAATATGATTCATCTTATGCTTCATTAAAATCTTGATTGTTCCTATAGGATCTAAGGGACCATACACACTATCCCCTAAATTAAAAATCAAATCAACATTACGACGTGAGATATCTTTTAATACCGCTTCTAACGCAAAACTATTTCCATGAATATCTGAAATAATAGCTATTTTCTGTTTCATAGGGGTACCTGCCATTCTGAAATTCCAATACAATCTTCCAAAAATTTACACTCGGTTTATTTATAAACATCCGCCGCAAGC
Coding sequences within it:
- a CDS encoding metallophosphoesterase; amino-acid sequence: MKQKIAIISDIHGNSFALEAVLKDISRRNVDLIFNLGDSVYGPLDPIGTIKILMKHKMNHIRGNCDRMLWELVQDSSVTLNEVKKLLTTEYLNWLKEHPSQYIMEDILFCHGTPDSDEIYLLENMTEDGGILKTTDEIMKHLQNIEQKIIVCGHTHIPRVVYLPDGKVVINPGSVGLPAYKDDLPILHKMESGSPHANYVVMEKESERWIIEQISLPYDWEKAAESAGCNGRNDWAVALRTGRMG